TACATTAATATCCTCGCGGCGGATAAACTCTTACAGTTCCCGGTGGTGTACTCGACTTTCCTTCTCTGGCTCCTTTCCGAACTTTTTGAGCAGCTGCCGGAAGTGGGAGATCTCGACAAACCAAAATTGGTCTTCTTCTTTGATGAGGCTCATCTTCTTTTTAAAGATGCTCCAAAAGCTCTTTTAGAAAAAATTGAACTGGTGATGCGGCTCATTCGCTCAAAAGGTGTGGGAATTTACTTTGTCACCCAAAGCCCATCCGATATCCCCGAATCGGTCCTGGGACAACTATCTCATCGAGTTCAACATGCACTCCGAGCCTTCACGCCCTCGGATCAAAAGGCGGTGAAGGTAGCGGCCGAAACTTTGCGACCAAATCCCAAGTTTTCGGCCGCAGAGACTATTACTCAATTAAATATTGGTGAAGCTTTAATCTCGGTTTTAGATGCGTCGGGCTCGCCAACGATCGTGGAGCGCGGATTTATTTTGCCACCTCAAGGCCAAATCGGTCCCATCACCGCTGATGAACGAAAAGCGAAGATGGATCAGTCCCCCGTTGCGGGACACTACGAAAAAGCGATCGACCGAGAGTCTGCGTACGAAATCTTAAAGGCGCGATCCCAGCAGACAGCTTCCGAAGCTCCTTCCTCTCGAGAAAACGAACCCAACAAAAGCGCACTCAACGAAATTCTATTTGGAAGCGTGGGTCCGCGCGGCGGGAGAAAACCAGGGTTAGTCGAGAAAGTGGCGACCAGCACAGCACGAAGCATCGCTCATAGTGTGGGTCGAGAGTTGGTGCGTGGAGTTTTGGGATCCCTCTTAGGGAAAGGCTCCGGTCGTCGAAGATAAAAGGCCATCCCACTGCGGTGATGGCCTTTTCGTTGATCTAGAAATTAAAAAATGCGTACTCTTGATGAGGCATAAGTTCGTAAACTTGTCCGTCAAACGCTGTTGGGACTGGAGTCGACGTCCCGTTCGCTAAATTGATCTGGAATAATCGTCCTTCGTTATTCAAACCTAAAACAACCTTATCCGCTTTGTAGATTCGTTTGTAAGGTTGATCTAACTTAAGGTTTGCTGGCTGAAGCGAAAATGTTCCGCTCTCCGAGCAAGCGAATTCCATCACACTACCATTCTCCATCGCCACAAAGGCCGAACGCATTTCGCGATTGTAGCCATTGGGATACAAAATCGCTAACGGAGCTGATGGAAGGCTTTGCTCGGTGGCTGCGGTCGCAGTGGCCGTGCAAGTGTATCGTACTCTGTTTTTAAAGAAGCGAGCGCCCCACTGAGTTCCACTGTGAGCATCAACAAACTGAGCCTTTTGCTCTGGAGTTTGGCTGTTATAATCCGTCACATCCGCGCCAGGGACTTGAACCACATCGCCTTCGTTATTTTCGAAAACGTATTTTGCAGGAAGTGTTTTATCCTCAGGATAAAGAACTTTGTGCTCTCCGCGCATAAGCACTCGTCCCAAAGCCGGAGATTGGCCTAATGCAGTTGTCTTTACTCCATTGGCGAAACTGATCTGATGAAATTGTCGATCTGTTGTCATCACCATGAACTCTTGCTGGCGATCAATTTTCACTGGAACATCAAAAGCCTCATCCGCATAAATGATCGCCGAAGCTTTGGCGTAAGCGCGAGAGGCGGGATGCACCTGCGGAGCGTATTTCGCAATTTGAGCATAGGTTTCGACTGTGACGGCATAAGAACCACCATCAGCGATTTCGGTGTCACAAGCGCCTTGAATGCCTTTGCGAGGACCACGTTTACATGTCACATGAGGATAACCATCGATGTGACGAGCTTCGTGCATCATCACGCTGGCTTGATCCAAAGGTGCAAATGCGTCTGAGAGCATCAACGGGCACACATACATGGTCTTCCCACCAAAGAATCCCATCACGTAAGCGCCAACGCCCTTAGGGCAATTGGTTTGAACGTTAAATTTAGTAATACGTCCAATAAAATACTTCCACCAGCTCGACGCAAATTTTCCGGAGAAAACTTCATCTTGGCTCACCGGCATATTGCTATCAAACTGAGTTTTGCGCATGAACATAAGAGCCGTGAGAAGGCGTGATGTCTGTGAACCATCGTGGCAGTATTCCTTATTCGCAAGGTCTTTAAATTGCGTGAAGGTGGCGACGATGTCGTTCATTTCCTCTTTAGGAATGCAATCGGCTGCATTGGATGAACTGGTGAATACGATAAAAGCGAACAGACCCAAAAAGGTCCGAAGTGAAAAATCCATTTTAACCCCTTTCTTCTTTCCTTAGAAGATTTGTACTAGCTTAGCGATAAACCAGACGAAGGGACAAACGATTGCGTTGCGCGCTATAAACCAGAAAGCTCATTCAGCTTACTATGAAGATATTTTTTAACGATAGGATCACTAATTTCGTGAGCTAACTGCTGAAGCTCTACCAGATCCTCAGGCTTTCGGGATTCCAGCAATTTATCAATCGACATAATGGCCTGTGCACGATCTTGGGTGTTTAACACTTCGTCCATGGAGTGAACTTTACCTTCGCGGTCTTTAATGGGTTGCTTGATCAGCTCCTTGAGATAGCTCCGCTGACCCGAAAGAGTAATTAAATAGGTCGCGAGGATGCGATCATTTGCAGATGAGCCCTCTAATTTCGCCTTTTGCAAGAGTGCATCGAGTTCGACTTGAGTAAAAGTGGCCGCCCAATTTTTCAATTCGATCTCTTTTTGCTCGGAATTATTATTGAGCGAATTGACATTTTTCGCTTCTCTCTCAAATGCGATCTCAAATTTTTTCCGACGTTCTTCTTTTTCCGAAGACATGGACGCTGTTTCTGCAATCGTATCTTCTGACTTGGACTTAGGTCCAGTTGAGGAAGCGGATTCCGTGGTGGCTGCCGGAGCTTCTCTATTATATAGAGAGGATTTTTGATCCCCCTCAGGTATCCAATAAAATAAACCCGCCATGATTGCTAAGCCAACAATGGCATAACCTGTGGAATTTGATAAAATATTTTTCATTTTTACTCCCCCGGCTTGGTTTTAGCAAAAAAACCATCTCATCCTGAGATAATATCCCTCAACTCGTAAAAAACGGGTACAAAAATTTTAACACTTTAGTCCTAATTCAAAAGTCGAGGTCGGGTTGCCGTAAAGAAGGCATGACTCAGTCCTATCACATTCGATTGTTCTTCTTTGCAGGACTGATGTTCTTCACTTTTGCACTGACCGCCTGTGGCAATAATGGGCAATCCCTAGAAGCGATGGATCTAGAATCCATCGGTGCGGATTCTAACACCAACACAGGATCAACGACGACCTCTGAAAATTTCAAGTTAGCTGTGTGTTCATCTCTTAATTTTAAAAGCGTGGCATGGCCTAAAACTATGGATGATTTCGACCGTAACGTTTATGCCATTGCAATGAGTTTGACTGGAAGCTTCGAGGGCTCCGATGGATGGGCGAACATTGCAAACAACTTTGATGGGCAAGGGTTAAGTTTAGGTCTGTTCAATCAAAATCTAGGACAAGGTTCCTTGCAGCCGCTTTTGTCTCGACTGCAATCTAAAAATTTAACCGTCATGAAAAGCTTCTTTAATTCGGCACAATTCGCATCCTTGGAAAATATGCTGAACAAATGGAAATCCTCCTCTGGCTTTACTTCTAAAGCAACCACCATGGACACCGAACTTTTCGTAGAAAGTAATTTCTCAAAACTCGATGACCCCGCGATCGTCGAGATCGAAGAAGGAGTTTTCGAGGCTCCATCAATGAAGGCCTCCGCTTCGATTCAAGCCACTTTAAACTGGGCCACGTCCACCCTTTACAACGGCAGTTCTTTTAAACCTGAGTGGAAAAAATCTCTTCAAAATTTAGCTCGGTCTCCCTCCTATGTTTCAGAGCAACTGTCCGCGGCCGAAGCCATTCATCAAAAAGCATTGGGATATCTTACCTCTCTCGGATTTAAAGAGATGCGCTCTTACTTATTTCTATTTGATATTGTGGTCCAAAATGGCGGTTTATCTTCGAGTGTGATCAATAATTATAAAGCGTGGGCCAAATCCAATCCGAAGGCCACAGAAACGGCAAAATTAACTCGGCTTTTAGAATTACGTATCACCAGCGTGCTTTCACAATATAAGAACGATGTGAGATCTCGCAAAATGTCCATCATTAATGGCAAGGGAACAGTGCACGGCGCAGCTAGAGACTACGCGAAGGAGTTTTGTGTTAAGAACTGGAATATTTCTTATTTTGCTAATGGCTTTTAATCCAACACACTCGGTGGAGAGCAACTCTACCGATAAAATAGGATTAACACCGCAGACAATACCCAAAGGTAGTAACTAAAGACCGCGAGCTTCGCCTTTTTGACAAAGTATTGATCAAGCACCCATAGCGATAATAAACCCACAACGAAAGAAACTCCTGTCCCCATTATGATATTGGGCAATTCTTCGGAGGTGAATTCCGCTTTGGGTAACTCTAATAAGCATGCTCCCGCTATGGCCGGAATCGAAACGACAAAGCTATAGAACGTGGCCACAGATCCTCGACAGTTGAGCAGAACTGCAGTGGCGATGGTGGATCCCGAACGACTCACTCCTGGCAAAACCGCAATCCCCTGGGCGATTCCAATTAAAAATGCCTTCAATGGCGTGATCTCGGCGTACACAGTTTCGGGACTGACATGGATGAGATCTTGAGCCCTCATTTTTCGAGTCGAAAAATAAAGAAGTGTTCCGGTGAGCCACAGAAATCCACCGACCACTTTGATATTGGGATGATCGAAATCGAAAGTCTTCTGAATCGCTAATCCAATGACTGCGGTCGGTAAAGAAGTGATGATCGCCAGCTTAATAAAACGCCACTGTACAAATCGAAGAATATTCTTAAAAAAATAAAGGATCACGGCCAGCAGAGTTCCGATGTGCAGAGTCACATTGTAGGCGAGACTACCCTCGGTGAGGCCTAAAAAATACTCCGCAACAGTTAAATGTCCGTCGCTCGAAACAGGTAAAAATTCGGTAATTCCTTGAATAATTCCTAAAAGAATCGCAGATAATGCATCCACTGGCTCACCCCGTACGTTTAGCGTTATTTCTTTAATAGGATGAGCTGATTTTTTTGTAATTGCACGGAAATTTTCCGAATCTCTCTCCCCTGCCGCCAGTGGACTTCGTAATTTCCGGGAGTGAGATTCTTCCAAACTAGAGGAGTGAATTTTTCCGTAAACATGATTTCGCAACGGGATTCGCACTGGTACAATGCAGCTTTCGCCCAAAATCGGCTGCGGACACTGAGCGAGAGAGGCGATGCCAATGCCGGAGGCGATTTTTCTCTAGAATAGACCGGGGACTGAGTCGCTGCGCTGAGGACTGTGGTTTTTATATCTTTCGTAAAGAATAAACTCGCGACAAAACACACAGCTTGGGACAAGCACTTTAGATATTTGATGGGTGAGGACCTTTCGCTGTCCTCATGGATCCTGAGAGTTCTTCCTTGATGCTTTTGAATATAAACCGCCCGTGCCACGAGTTCTGCTAATTTTTTCTGAAAAAACATATTCGAGCCCACTTCGAGATAGTTGCGTTTTTCGGGACTCTGATGGAGCAGCGAATTATCAGCATCGATTTCAAAAGCTCTCTGACGCCAGTCTTCGTTTGTTTTTGATGTCAAAAGGTTACGATCTTTTAAATCTTTATAAATTAAACCGAGGGAAAACAGATCCGATTTTTGAGAGAGAGACTGCTCTCTCCAAAATTCCGGAGATACAAACTGGGGTTGACCGTGATGACTTTGAACGTCGGAAAAGCCGAAGTCTAAAAGCTTAACGCATCCATTGAGCGTGATAAAAATATTTTGGGGGGTGAGGTCCCCGTGTCGCAGATCGTAGCTCGCTAAATCTTTAAGCCCCTGTTGGACTTGCGCTATAATCTCCATGGCGATTGGATGTTCGATCCGAACCAACGCGTACAGATCCGCTAAAGTTACCCCCTCAAGATACTCTAAAACAAGAGTCCAACCCTGGGGAAGCTTCTCCCAACCTAACATTCTTACACAGTGCTGGGATTGAACCCGAGTGAGTAAGTCGATCTCTGTTTTTAATGTTGGGACTAATTTATTGGACTTTAGAACTTTGAGAGCCACGATTTGTTCAACTCTTAAATCCTCGTGTTTACGAATAGCTTTGTAAACACGACTAGTTAAGCCTTCGCCGATGAGACTTATGAGATGATAGTTTGTAGTCGTTTGCGATCGGACGTGTTCCATCATTGTCTGGTATTACAATTTCTTTGCCAAACTTTTCCGAAACTTTTGCCATAAACCTCTGTTTGTCTTCACGACTCATTTTGTAAAGCCATTCGTCGCCCCAGCTCTTCAGAGCCAAACGGCAACCAGGTCCTAAAATCTTAAGATCCCCCAGGGCATACTCAGGGGAACGAATATTCTGCGAGATCGAATCTTTGCAGGATTGATCCAACCATGCGAGCAACAATTCCCGTTGCTTTAATGATCGCCTCAACTGTCGAACCCACTTGTAGCAACTGACAGGAATGAAACCATCCTCAAGTTCGATCTTACACCGTTGATGCTGTTGGAGAAGCTCTCTCTCCTGCGATGTTATAGATACGAGTTCGCTCACTGACTGGGTGTGGATAATGGCCTGAAGTTCGGATTTTGCGAAAGCCATGGATAAAACAAATAATAGAATCATTGAGACACCTCTGTTAAAAAATGAAAAATGAGTGGACCGAGAATAATCAATAGGAGCGCCGGAAACTGGAGTAAAAGAAGCGGTATCATCAATTTATAAGGCAGTTTTCCTAAATGTGCGTCTAATTCAGAGATACTCGCTTCGCGCATCTCTTGTTCAAGGGATTGAATGGGTTCAAAAATACTTTTGCCCTGAACGGATTGGTACAAAAGATCGAACAAAACACGCTGATGGGCCGACATTGTCCCATTTTTTAAACAAAATTGCGGATATGTGCAGTGAGAATGCTGCTGAAGCCAGAATGTGAGCCGTAGAGTGAAGCTATTGACCTCCGCCTCTTTCAAATATTGATCGATGAGAGTTCGCACTGACACTCCGGAGCTCAGTTCCGTTTGTAAATGCAGGACGAAATTATATGACGGCGCTAAATCTTCCATGAAACTCTCTTCCCCATCCAAAAAACGAGAAACTGACCGGCAATAAACATCAATAATGAACAAAAAATGAGATGTTTCAGCTCATTCAAAGCAAAATTGAAGGATACAAAAGCAAAGCAAAGACCATACATCAGGATTAAAATATTCGATTGCATGCGGACTTGATTGCGAATTTGTCCAGACTTACGTCGAAACTGATTCATTATGACAAGCTTGCGTCGAAAATTTTCGAGTTTTTCGATCGATTTGAATGAAGAGCGGTCAATTTGGCAAAATTGAAGCACAATTTGATTCAGAAATGATGTTTTGAGCGCCATTTTTTTGTCGTTACCTTGTTGTGAAAAAACAACAAGCTCATAAATTCGCTGCATGTGAAAGCAAAATCGAGGAGGTGCAGACTGTACCGACTGCAAGAGCGAAACACGAAAACTTTTTCCCGTCTTCATCTGCAAAATTATGTTCGTGAGTACGTCAGGAAACTCGCTCTGGAAGCGAGTCTCCAGCCATTTTAAATAAATTTTTGTGAGCCCGATAAAAACTAAAATCGGCAAAAAAATAAACACCAATTGCCATCGATTTTTCGGCAAAAAAATCAGATGAAGGCACTGAAAGAACAAGAATCCGCTGACAATTTTTGTCATCACCGAATCGGGGATATTGTTTTTACGAAAAAACGTTTCGAGAATGCGAAGTCCGAAACATATTCCGATAATTTTAATTAAAAATGCGATGAACATTGATTTCTCCATCCCAAAAAAAGCGAATCGTTCAAAAATAATGCTAAAGGTTAAATTTTTTATTGACGAAAAGAGTCGCATGGGTAAACTGATTACAAAGAAGAGTCTTCAACAACGTAAAAACATCTAAGGAGGCAACGATGGCTAAGAAGAAAAAAGCAGCTAAGAAGAAAACAGCTAAGAAAAAAACAGCTAAAAAAAAGAAGAAGTAGTTAGTACTTCGACTTTTGAATCTGAAGCCCCTACTTGTAGGGGCTTTTTTTTTGCCTAAATTCATCTTTGTCTTACTTATAGCACCTATAACACTTCATTCATCGCTACCCATCTCCTAATCCCTCGACCTTTTAAAACATAAACTAGTTCCCTGGATTCTCAGATCAGGCAGATCATATTCCCATGACTTGCCACACTTTTCTTTTTCTCTCTGCTATCCCCGCTTCTTTTTATCTTTATCGCGGTTTTTCAACTGCAATTCCGGAACTCCTACAAAAGGGCCGTTCTTGCGATTTATAGTGTTACGATGTTCGGATACTGGATATTTATTTTCGTCTTTACCGGACCCGTCGAGCTTCGTCGCCCTAGGCGATTGGGGGGTTGTTAGGGAGGAAAAGATGGGAGAACGAGTATCTTAATAGTGTTCAAAGATGTGGCTGACGGCCTACCCGGAGCGGTCGCTTTTGCACCTCAGGAAATGATCTCAGTATAAGTCCTCGGAAGTCCGAGGACCGTTTACAATAAATTAACCCAACGCTTTTTGAAGATTCGCATCGATGGCTTCTAAGAAAGGAACGGTGTTCATGTATTTATCGGGAGTCACTTTATCTCCATAAATACATGCGGCGAGATCCTTGGTCATTTTTCCAGACTCTACGGTCTCAACGCAAACTTTCTCTAAAGTTTGGCAGAATTTAATCAATTCCGAATTTTTATCCAAGTTTCCACGATGCTCTAGGCCTCGAGTCCAGGCAAAAATAGAAGCGATCGGGTTCGTCGAGGTCGCTTTTCCCTGTTGATGCATACGATAGTGGCGAGTCACTGTGCCGTGAGCCGCTTCGGACTCCATGGTTTTTCCATCAGGAGTGACCAAAACGGAAGTCATTAGCCCTAATGAACCGAATCCTTGAGCCACGATGTCCGATTGAACGTCGCCATCATAGTTTTTACAAGCCCAAACAAAGCCACCACTCCATTTGATCGCCGATGCGACCATGTCGTCGATCAACCGATGCTCGTAGGTTAAGCCGAGATCAGTAAACTGAGCTTTAAAGTTTTTTTCGTAAACGTCTTGGAAGATATCTTTAAAACGTCCATCGTATTTTTTAAGAATTGTGTTTTTTGTCGATAAGTAGAGCGGCCATTTTTTCTGTAGAGCAACATTAAAGCAGGAGTGAGCGAATCCTTGGATGGACTCGTCGGTATTATACATCGCTAAAGCGACACCGTTCCCATTAAACTTATAGACCTCATGAGAAATCTTTTCGCCATTCTCACCTTCGAAAGTGATCGTCAGCTTCCCCTTGCCCTTAGTTACGAAGTCGGTCGCTCTGTATTGGTCACCGAAAGCATGGCGCCCGATGCAAATGGGCTGAGTCCAGTGAGGAACTAATCGAGGGATGTTCTTTATAATGATGGGCTCACGAAATACCGTCCCGTCGAGAATGTTACGAATGGTGCCGTTGGGGGATTTCCACATCTGTTTAAGGTTAAACTCTTTAACTCGAGCCTCATCCGGGGTGATGGTCGCGCATTTGATGCCGACATTGTATTTTTTGATGGCTTCGGCGGACTCCACGGTCACTTTATCGTCGGTTTTATCGCGATTTTCCATGCCGAGATCAAAGTACTTAATATCGAGTTCAAGATAAGGAAGAATGAGTTTTTCGCGAATGAAATGCCAAATAATACGGGTCATTTCGTCGCCATCAAGCTCCACAACCGGGTTTGCTACTTTGATCTTTTTCATAGAAGCCTTTCTATTGCGTGATTTGCAGCTACTATATTCAGAATTTTGTTAAATTGTCGATGGGTCCTTCGGCTTGAGCAGAGCGTTAATGTCCGCTCGGAAAATTTCCAAAATTTAGCTGTTTTGCGAGTGAAAATATGAGAAGTATACTTCATATAAATTTAGTCGTCGCCCGACAGAAGTCCTCCTCAGCGAAAGCGAGGGATGACACTGCCTAAGCATGACGTACATCAGGAGAAATTCTATGAAACACACTCGTAAGAAAATATCTGTTATCGGCGCCGGCTTTGTCGGCTCAACCTGCGCCCACTGGGCGGCGACAAAGGAGCTCGGCGACGTGGTCCTTCTCGATATCAACGAAGGGGCCGCTAAAGGTAAGGCTCTTGACTTGTACGAAGCCTCTCCCGTAGAAGGCTTCGATTCTGTGGTCAAGGGAACTTCGGATTATAAAGATATCGCCGATTCTGATGTGGTGATCATCACCGCCGGAATGCCTCGCAAGCCGGGCATGAGCCGTGACGACCTCTTGGCGACTAATGCGAAAATTGTTAAGGCCGCCAGCGAAGGTGTTAAGAAATATGCACCGAACTCGGTGGTCATTATCGTTAGTAACCCGCTCGATGCGATGGCTTTTGTGGCCAAAGAAGTGACGGGCTTCCCGCGCAACCGCATTATCGGTATGGCCGGAGTTCTTGATGGCGCCCGCTTCCGTACATTTATTTCTGAGGCCACTGGCTTTAGCGTCAAAGATATTAACGCTTTTGTCCTCGGCGGACATGGAGACACGATGGTTCCAATGCCTCGCCATTGCTCCGTGGGAGGAATTCCACTCACTGAAGTGCTTCCTAAAGAAAAAATTGATCAACTGGTGGAGCGCACGCGCAAGGGCGGAGCGGAGATCGTTGAATTGTTAAAAACGGGCTCGGCCTACTACGCCCCATCAG
This window of the Bdellovibrionales bacterium genome carries:
- a CDS encoding protein kinase; amino-acid sequence: MMEHVRSQTTTNYHLISLIGEGLTSRVYKAIRKHEDLRVEQIVALKVLKSNKLVPTLKTEIDLLTRVQSQHCVRMLGWEKLPQGWTLVLEYLEGVTLADLYALVRIEHPIAMEIIAQVQQGLKDLASYDLRHGDLTPQNIFITLNGCVKLLDFGFSDVQSHHGQPQFVSPEFWREQSLSQKSDLFSLGLIYKDLKDRNLLTSKTNEDWRQRAFEIDADNSLLHQSPEKRNYLEVGSNMFFQKKLAELVARAVYIQKHQGRTLRIHEDSERSSPIKYLKCLSQAVCFVASLFFTKDIKTTVLSAATQSPVYSREKSPPALASPLSLSVRSRFWAKAALYQCESRCEIMFTEKFTPLVWKNLTPGNYEVHWRQGREIRKISVQLQKNQLILLKK
- a CDS encoding isocitrate dehydrogenase (NADP(+)), with product MKKIKVANPVVELDGDEMTRIIWHFIREKLILPYLELDIKYFDLGMENRDKTDDKVTVESAEAIKKYNVGIKCATITPDEARVKEFNLKQMWKSPNGTIRNILDGTVFREPIIIKNIPRLVPHWTQPICIGRHAFGDQYRATDFVTKGKGKLTITFEGENGEKISHEVYKFNGNGVALAMYNTDESIQGFAHSCFNVALQKKWPLYLSTKNTILKKYDGRFKDIFQDVYEKNFKAQFTDLGLTYEHRLIDDMVASAIKWSGGFVWACKNYDGDVQSDIVAQGFGSLGLMTSVLVTPDGKTMESEAAHGTVTRHYRMHQQGKATSTNPIASIFAWTRGLEHRGNLDKNSELIKFCQTLEKVCVETVESGKMTKDLAACIYGDKVTPDKYMNTVPFLEAIDANLQKALG
- the mdh gene encoding malate dehydrogenase codes for the protein MKHTRKKISVIGAGFVGSTCAHWAATKELGDVVLLDINEGAAKGKALDLYEASPVEGFDSVVKGTSDYKDIADSDVVIITAGMPRKPGMSRDDLLATNAKIVKAASEGVKKYAPNSVVIIVSNPLDAMAFVAKEVTGFPRNRIIGMAGVLDGARFRTFISEATGFSVKDINAFVLGGHGDTMVPMPRHCSVGGIPLTEVLPKEKIDQLVERTRKGGAEIVELLKTGSAYYAPSASAVQMAEAILKNQKRVLPCAALLEGEYGIKGLFIGVLCQIGGDGMEKVFELKLNDEEKAGLEHSRKQVEELVNALKKLDY
- a CDS encoding DUF853 domain-containing protein translates to MEMNIAQDFSGKKIAILSQFANRHGLIAGTTGTGKTVTLQVLAEQFSRIGVPVFVADIKGDLSGVSRAGTLSAKMKERLDKLKFEEPSWSAAPVMFWDVFGNSGHPVRTTLTELGPTLLSRLMDLNETQGSVLQILFRIADDAGLLLIDLKDIDALLKTVLENLEKFKTQYGHLSSASLGAIQRSLLVLEERGTKNFFGEPALDIQDLIQTSSTGQGYINILAADKLLQFPVVYSTFLLWLLSELFEQLPEVGDLDKPKLVFFFDEAHLLFKDAPKALLEKIELVMRLIRSKGVGIYFVTQSPSDIPESVLGQLSHRVQHALRAFTPSDQKAVKVAAETLRPNPKFSAAETITQLNIGEALISVLDASGSPTIVERGFILPPQGQIGPITADERKAKMDQSPVAGHYEKAIDRESAYEILKARSQQTASEAPSSRENEPNKSALNEILFGSVGPRGGRKPGLVEKVATSTARSIAHSVGRELVRGVLGSLLGKGSGRRR
- a CDS encoding undecaprenyl-diphosphate phosphatase is translated as MDALSAILLGIIQGITEFLPVSSDGHLTVAEYFLGLTEGSLAYNVTLHIGTLLAVILYFFKNILRFVQWRFIKLAIITSLPTAVIGLAIQKTFDFDHPNIKVVGGFLWLTGTLLYFSTRKMRAQDLIHVSPETVYAEITPLKAFLIGIAQGIAVLPGVSRSGSTIATAVLLNCRGSVATFYSFVVSIPAIAGACLLELPKAEFTSEELPNIIMGTGVSFVVGLLSLWVLDQYFVKKAKLAVFSYYLWVLSAVLILFYR